The following proteins are co-located in the Micromonospora coriariae genome:
- a CDS encoding phytoene desaturase family protein, with protein MSSELPGRADVVIVGAGHNGLVSAILLARAGLDVLVLEAADVIGGATRTENPFPKVPGLRHSTGSYLLGLMPPELLATLDVRIPVLRRDPHYFLPTPGGLGSPYLLFGSDTAATRAQLAEFFSPADVAADDAMQAELAALREDLAPAWLAEPLTAEETADRYVRSELRQTFVDLVRGSVADYLARFEFRSELLVSMYAVTDGLSGLNAGPDDPGTGHNFLVHNMCRLPGSGGTWMIAEGGMGTVSRTFADAARAAGATILTGTPVTAVTLDGGAASGVVLADGRQVAARVVLGACDPYRLIDLLPDGALPAPLGERMAAVRRPGTTLKLNLALTGLPHFSCLPAGTPSPFGSTIHLLPGSASLVGGDAASPMAALRAMWADVQAGRLPAEPTIEWYLHTTVDPSLSDPAGHHSSALFVQSVPYELAGTTWDAELPGYVDRLIGIVERYAPGTVDLIADAVPLPPPGIEAHFRITGGHIHHVDNTVSFADRMPYATGIDGVYAGSAGCHPAGSVIGAAGHNAAQRILSDLGR; from the coding sequence ATGAGCAGCGAACTTCCCGGCCGCGCCGACGTCGTGATCGTCGGCGCGGGACACAACGGTCTGGTCTCCGCCATCCTGCTGGCCCGCGCCGGCCTGGACGTCCTGGTGTTGGAGGCCGCCGACGTGATCGGCGGCGCGACCCGCACCGAGAACCCGTTCCCGAAGGTGCCGGGGCTGCGCCACTCCACCGGCTCCTACCTGCTCGGGTTGATGCCGCCGGAGCTGCTCGCCACGCTCGACGTACGGATCCCGGTGCTGCGCCGCGACCCGCACTACTTCCTGCCCACGCCGGGCGGCCTCGGCTCGCCGTACCTGCTCTTCGGCAGTGACACCGCGGCCACCCGGGCACAGCTCGCCGAGTTCTTCTCCCCCGCCGACGTGGCGGCCGACGATGCCATGCAGGCCGAGCTGGCCGCGCTGCGCGAGGATCTCGCCCCGGCCTGGCTCGCCGAGCCGCTGACGGCCGAGGAGACCGCCGACCGGTACGTCCGCTCGGAGCTGCGGCAGACGTTCGTCGACCTGGTCCGGGGCTCGGTCGCCGACTACCTCGCCCGGTTCGAGTTCCGCTCGGAGTTGCTGGTCAGCATGTACGCGGTCACCGACGGGCTCTCCGGGCTGAACGCCGGCCCGGACGACCCGGGGACGGGCCACAACTTCCTGGTGCACAACATGTGCAGACTTCCTGGCTCGGGTGGCACCTGGATGATCGCCGAGGGCGGGATGGGCACCGTGTCGCGCACCTTCGCCGACGCCGCCCGCGCCGCCGGCGCGACCATCCTGACGGGTACGCCGGTGACCGCCGTGACCCTGGACGGCGGCGCGGCGAGTGGTGTCGTGCTCGCCGACGGACGGCAGGTCGCCGCCCGGGTGGTGCTCGGCGCCTGTGACCCGTACCGGCTGATTGACCTGTTGCCCGACGGCGCGCTGCCGGCGCCGCTCGGCGAGCGGATGGCGGCGGTCCGCCGCCCCGGCACCACCCTCAAGCTCAACCTGGCGCTGACCGGGCTGCCGCACTTCTCCTGCCTGCCGGCCGGCACGCCGAGCCCGTTCGGCTCGACCATCCACCTGCTGCCCGGCTCGGCGTCGCTGGTCGGCGGCGACGCCGCCTCGCCGATGGCCGCGCTGCGCGCGATGTGGGCGGACGTGCAGGCTGGGCGGCTGCCGGCGGAGCCGACCATCGAGTGGTACCTGCACACCACCGTCGACCCGTCGCTCTCCGACCCCGCGGGGCACCACTCCTCGGCGCTGTTCGTCCAGTCGGTCCCCTACGAGCTGGCCGGCACCACCTGGGACGCGGAGCTGCCCGGCTACGTCGACCGGCTGATCGGGATCGTCGAGCGGTACGCCCCCGGCACCGTCGACCTGATCGCCGACGCGGTGCCGCTGCCGCCACCGGGCATCGAGGCCCACTTCCGCATCACCGGCGGGCACATCCATCACGTCGACAACACCGTCTCGTTCGCCGACCGGATGCCCTACGCCACCGGAATCGACGGCGTGTACGCCGGCAGCGCCGGCTGCCACCCGGCCGGCAGCG